ACAAATTGCTGTGACGGATTGGCGCCATGGGTAAGACCATCGTCGTCGCACTTGGCGGCAATGCGATACTGCAGAACGGACAGCGCGGGACACGCGCCGAGCAGTACGCCAACCTCGAACAAGCCTGCCGCCACCTCTTGCCGCTCATAGATGATGGGCACCGCATCGTCCTAACCCACGGAAACGGCCCACAGGTCGGCAATCTGCTCATCCAGCAGGTCGAGGCCGCTGACTACGCGCCGATGATGCCTATGGACATCTGCGTCGGCATGACCCAGGGCCAAATCGGAACGTTACTTGTGCAAGCGCTCACGAATCACCTCCGTGCCGAGGGACTCCAACGCGACGTCGTTACACTGGTGAGTCACTTCCTGGTCGACCCAGCCGACGCAGACTTCAAAACACTTTCCAAGCCAGTCGGCCCATTCCTCGACGAGCGCCTGAAACAGAGGTATGAGGCGCTTCCCGGCCACGTCATTCGCCAGATCGGCAAAGACCCACAACGGCCCTTCCGCCGCGTTGTTGCGTCTCCGCGACCCCTGCGCCTCATGGAGAAGCGTGCCCTCCGCGCTCTCTCAGAAGCAGGCGTCATCGTCGTCACCGCTGGCGGCGGCGGCATTCCGGTGATGATTCAGTCCGATGGCGCCATGCGCAGTATCGAGGCTGTCATCGACAAAGACCTGGCGGCTGAAAAGATAGCAGAAAGCATCGCCGCTGACATTTTGCTCATCCTGACCGACGTGGAGGCCGTGGCTTTGCACTATGGCACCCCGCAGCAACGGACGCTTCGCGAAGTGACGCTTACCGAAGCGCGCACCTACTTTGCCGAAGGCCACTTCGCCAGCGGAAGCATGAGCCCCAAAGTGCTCGCCTGCATCCAGTTTCTCGAGTACGGCGGCGAGACCGCAATTATCGCTGGCCTGTCCTCCGCCGAGCGAGCGATTCGCGGCGAGGCTGGCACCCGTTTCGTGAAACGTTAGGAGTTTCCGTGCGCCATATCATCGACGCCCAGCAATTTGACAAGAAGACGATTACCCTCCTCTTCCATGCAACCGAGCGCATGGAACACATAGCCAAGTCTGGCGGCTCGAGCGAACTGCGCGGCAAGATCATGGGAACCCTGTTCTACTCGATCAGCACGCGCACTCGCCTGTCATTTGAAGCAGCCATGTTGCGCCTCGGCGGCAACGTCGTCTCAACTGAGCACCCCCAGGAGTTTTCCGATGCCGCGATTGGCGGTACGCTCGAAGACACTATCCGCATGA
This window of the Chloroflexota bacterium genome carries:
- the arcC gene encoding carbamate kinase; the encoded protein is MGKTIVVALGGNAILQNGQRGTRAEQYANLEQACRHLLPLIDDGHRIVLTHGNGPQVGNLLIQQVEAADYAPMMPMDICVGMTQGQIGTLLVQALTNHLRAEGLQRDVVTLVSHFLVDPADADFKTLSKPVGPFLDERLKQRYEALPGHVIRQIGKDPQRPFRRVVASPRPLRLMEKRALRALSEAGVIVVTAGGGGIPVMIQSDGAMRSIEAVIDKDLAAEKIAESIAADILLILTDVEAVALHYGTPQQRTLREVTLTEARTYFAEGHFASGSMSPKVLACIQFLEYGGETAIIAGLSSAERAIRGEAGTRFVKR